The following DNA comes from Pseudomonas triticicola.
ACGTCTGGATGAGGAACAAGGGATTGGACAAGAAACCGCTCTACCGCAAAGTGAACACTCGTACGTGGGGTGTTCGTCGCCACGAATCAGTTGCGCATTATCGCGATCAGCGCAACAGCAAAGCTGCAAGCCGTGACGAAGGCATGCGAAGTTCGATGCACGCAGGCAAACAATACGGGCGAGATTACACGCCGTTGTTTCGCTTCCTGGTGTCTCGGGTTGGAGGTGCTTGGGATGCCATTTTCAGCGAAGCTGTGGCGCGACTGGATCAATCAGCGCCGGTGTTCTGGATGGTTGCCATCCATGAGAAGGATCGTGAAGAAGTCGTGCGACTGGGTGAGTCCAGTTATTTCAACGGGCTGTACGTCGACGAGCAAAATCTCCTGCAAATGGTCAATCCGAACCTGAAGGCGCAGGACATGACGCCGAGCTGCGAGTGCTGTACGCACACATTCAACGGTGTCGTATTCGGCCAGACCGCGGGCTTTGGCCCGCGCACATCGTCAGTTGTCGACGCAGAAGAGCCGCCAGCGTGAATCAGAGCAACTCTCCCTTGTCCCACAGACTCACCAACTCCCCAGGCGCCCGATCCTCCGGCACCTTCAACACCATTTCCCCGGACTGATAGCGCACTTCAATCTGGTAGAAGCGCTGATCCCCACGTCCCGATTCGCTGCTGTCCAATGGCAGGCAACCCTCAAGCACCGAGCAGATCCTTGAACGCTGACTGACATCGCACTGGGAAAATTCAATTTCCCGTGGGCGGCTCAGGCTGTGAATCGCTGCAACGCCACCCTGGCGAGATACGCGTAAAACGGAATCTTTATCCAGCTCGGGTAGCGTTTTCATATGGTCTCCTCGGATTATTCGATACCGACCTGTGCCCAGGCTTGCTGCACTGTGTCGGCTGCTTCGGCGCCGAAGCGCTGGGCGGCGTGGTCGATCGTCAGTTTTGCGAACGCGTCGAACGTTGCGTCCTGTTTCAAGCGGTCATCACACAGCGTGTCGTACCAGATGCGTCCGGCCTTTTCCCAGGCGAAGCTGCCAAACGCTCGGGCTGCCAGGTAAAACGCGCGGTTGGGAATGCCGGAGTTGATGTGTACGCCGCCATTGTCTTCGCT
Coding sequences within:
- a CDS encoding protealysin inhibitor emfourin — encoded protein: MKTLPELDKDSVLRVSRQGGVAAIHSLSRPREIEFSQCDVSQRSRICSVLEGCLPLDSSESGRGDQRFYQIEVRYQSGEMVLKVPEDRAPGELVSLWDKGELL